Genomic window (Terriglobia bacterium):
TGTTGTCGGTAGTCAGTCGTTGACTCTAGACCGGAAAGCGGGCCTGCCGTAAATGGGCCCACGACGCTTAGATAGTGACCGAGGTGCTTATGTTCGAATCATTGGATAAACAAATCGAGCAGTCAGAAGGGCCGCCCCCAACCAGTAGGGAAAAGGTATTTCGGTATCTAGGCCTTTTTGCCATTACGGTGATAATTTTCGTAACGCTCTTCATGGCGGTGCGAATGCTTTAATGAAAAAGGTCAATGTCCTTCAGGTTCGGTCCCGATGCTGACACGCTTAACTATGTTCAGAATTCCCTTTACCAGATAGGTAGTTGTTGAGCGTCTTACGTGCGGCTTTCTTCTGGGCAGGAGTCTTGGCCGCATGTATCTGGGCCACGACGGCCTTGGCTTGCTTCTCGAATCTTCTTAGCTTGCGCGCCATTCCCCGAAGTGTACTGCCGTTCCGCGAAAAGTTGAAGTCTCAACCTTCCCAGGCCCACCTTGTTTGAATCCAGCACGCAAGCGTGATTAGGTCTTCATACTCGCCACCAACCTCCTGTAACTTCTCGCGATCATAATTCCCGGGAAGGAGGTCTGCCGGGAGGCCGCGCATAGCGCCTAACTCTCTCCCTGACGGCTCGGAGAGGTCGCCGGCGAATATTGTTCAAAACTGACCAGACTCTGCAATGGGTCTTTGGAATACTGGTGCTGAGTTTTTCTAGAGCAGGTCAGCATGCAATTGCCTATAGCGAACATGGTCGAACCGGACCAGAAAGTGATCGAGAGTCATCCGTGGGATCGCCCCATCTGGAAACCTACCAAGGGCAAAGGGGCCATTTTCCTCTACTTAGTCCTGATACATGTTCTGGCCGTGATCGGGCTCACTCTGTTTCCGATTCCAAGTCTCCCGGTTGCAGTATCGGCACTGATCCTGGTGGCCTTAGGCAGCCTCGGAACCACTGTCGCTTACCACCGTACCTTGTCGCACCGGACACTAAAACTGAACCGAGCGGTCGAACAGGTGTTGATCTTCTGTGCGATGTTTAACGGATCGGGCGCTCCTGCCAGCTGGGTAGCCTACCATCGTCACCATCATGCGAAGGCCGACACTCCGGAGGATATTTCAAGTCCTACCCACGGCGGTTTCTGGTGGGCACATTTGCGCTGGCTGTATCAGTCGCCCCCCGCAGATGCTAAACGCTGGGCGCCGGAACTTAATAAAGGGGTCTACACATTCTGGCGGTACGCCGAGGTCCCGGTCATCCTGTTATCACTATCCTGTGGATTCCTGCTGGGATGGCAGGGCTTCTTCTGGATCGGTGCAATTCGCCTGGTGTATTCGCTGCACATGCAATGCTTCGTGAACAGCCTCACCCATTTAGGACATAGCAAAGACGGCGATACCAGCCAGAATGTCTGGTGGCTGGGGCCCCTGCAACTTGCCGCCTGGGGCGAGAATTGGCATCGCAATCACCACTCCAACGCCGGGTCGGCACGCTTCGGATTGCGTTGGTGGCAGGTTGACGTCGGCTGGTACTTCATCTGGATTCTTGAAGCCGTCGGTTTAGCTAAGAACGTCCGGCGTCCGAGAGTTGGAGCCCCGTCCTTGCCGAATGCCTCACTCTGAAACCAGGTTCCGTGTAGTCCACTTGAGCCCGAATGTTCCGATACCGGCCTGGCGTCATGGCATGGAAGAGGTCGTCGGTTCGCTCCCGACAGGCCCATTATCCTTTCGGTTTGCCCAGCATCCCCGTCCAATTGCGTCCTCTCTAAAGAACTTCAGGCAGGTTAACCCAATATCAGCGGCGTGGGTCCGTTCGCCGAGTATCCTTTACGTCTTCCTTGATCTTTACGTCCTGCTCTGGCTTGAATCCGTAAGGGCAGTGGCGACAGCCGGAGCGACAGCAGTAGCCGCGCTTCTTCAGGTATTCGGCAGTGAATACCATCAAGCCGTTTTCGTAGTAGAAATCGATTCCTTCCACCAGAAGGTCAGACATCAGGGGCGAATCTCCACTGGAGCGCCGTCGGGCACGAGGTCCCAGATTTCTTCGATCTCCTTGTTCGTCACGGCGATGCACCCGTCGGTCCAGTCTCGCGCGAGGTGTCCCCGGCCGACCCAGCCGTATCCGTTCGGAAGGCCATGGATCATGATATCGCCGCCTGGTGAGACCCCACGCTTGGCGGCGCGGGTACGATCCTCAGGGTTCGGATAAGAAATGCGCAGGGCGCGATGGAACTTGCTGTGGGAGTTTCTGCCGGTGATGACGTAGTTGCCTTCGGGCGTTCTGTGATCACCTTGCTGTTCCTTGCGACCGACAGGAGCGCCGCCGAGCGAAATGCGATAACTTTTGAGCAGAGTTCCTTTGCTCCACAGTTGGAGTTCGCGCTTCGACTTCAGGACCACGATGTGGTCGGCTTTGACGTTTACTGGAGATTTCGCGTATGAGTACATCGGGGAGAGCACGGCTCCCCAGAGGACCGGCCAAGTCAGCAGTTTCCAGCGAATTGCCATTGTGCTGAAGGATACGGGAGAGAAGTGA
Coding sequences:
- a CDS encoding DUF5522 domain-containing protein translates to MSDLLVEGIDFYYENGLMVFTAEYLKKRGYCCRSGCRHCPYGFKPEQDVKIKEDVKDTRRTDPRR
- a CDS encoding L,D-transpeptidase family protein, which codes for MAIRWKLLTWPVLWGAVLSPMYSYAKSPVNVKADHIVVLKSKRELQLWSKGTLLKSYRISLGGAPVGRKEQQGDHRTPEGNYVITGRNSHSKFHRALRISYPNPEDRTRAAKRGVSPGGDIMIHGLPNGYGWVGRGHLARDWTDGCIAVTNKEIEEIWDLVPDGAPVEIRP